The DNA region TGGAGATCGATTGAGGCAACGTGtagcttccaggttgttgatgacgaaGCTTACTGGGCACCTGATCATTCTGAGGCATGCCTGCCTCGTAGTATGAAACAACCAGTGACGAATGACCGAAATATCATTGCTTCCAGGACCTCTCAACAAGTGAGAACTGGGGATCTCGGCAGAGTGAAAGCATTTGGACATGTACAAGTGGATCCAGGGCTAACTTGTGCTCGTTCCCTTTGGGAGAGCTATGTACATGCTGGTTATTCTCTTTGAGTTTTGTACATACGATCTGATGCTGGCACAGTCCGCGGTGCTGCACTCACcactccaccgcctccacgCTACAAAAACAACGCAAGCACCCACAAAACAAAGGCAGCTGGCACAATGATCCAGCACATTGGGATAGATGCAAATAGATGGTGACCGGAGTGACACTGTCCGGTCAGATTGAGGGCCGCTCCAACTTCTCCTGACAGTATTTGCTCATTTGTGCCGCAGTCGTGGTAGCTCGCCATATACAGATGCTGGTTGGTCTGATCAAAAATGACTATCATGGTGTAAGCACGTACTTGAACAACTGCAATGATTTCGACTGACCATAGGCTGATCGCAGAAACGAGTCTCCCAGGACCGCTCGATCATACGACCCCTTCCTGGGCAGGACACCCAACGCACAATATCCTGGTTCCAGCTGGGAGATGAACTCCGAATATGGCACTTGAATGGTCAGGTCCCCGAATGTGAAGTCGACAGTGCCGGGCTGGTCAACGATGGAGCATGGCACTTCGAGGCTACCATCCTCAGAAAGAGTGGCGTTAAAGTCGTCTTGCAGACTATCGAAGATGTGCTGGGGCAGGTAGCTCCATGTTGATCCGGTGTCGAGAAGAGCGGGCATCGTCGAATACTCGTAAGTCGCGACAACTTTGTTTGGGGTTGTTATTCCGACTGACTTCATTTGCACCCAGTACCGCCATGGGCCTTCCTTGCTCCCTTCGATTTGTGGAGGCATATTGTCGAACTTGTGCAACTTTCCGCCGAACTTCTTTGTGTCAACTCCCCCGAAGATGATAGCCCCT from Podospora pseudoanserina strain CBS 124.78 chromosome 1, whole genome shotgun sequence includes:
- a CDS encoding hypothetical protein (COG:O; MEROPS:MER0080922; EggNog:ENOG503PD1H) yields the protein MMLALAGFQLAFALLGTALTLPAIETKKGLLSFPVLQKRSQSVNLRKRDNVVALGNVSTLTYLIRLEIGTPPQPVEVVLDTGSFELWIDPTCATAATQGQEEKCNASGRYVPGQSSTYVDKGAKQHIGYGKGGAEISYAADSILVPGSNSQPLRNVVFGVGVNTTELAWGVGGIGHGNGFNLHYNNLIDELHAQGITQSKAFSIALGGQYSETGGAIIFGGVDTKKFGGKLHKFDNMPPQIEGSKEGPWRYWVQMKSVGITTPNKVVATYEYSTMPALLDTGSTWSYLPQHIFDSLQDDFNATLSEDGSLEVPCSIVDQPGTVDFTFGDLTIQVPYSEFISQLEPGYCALGVLPRKGSYDRAVLGDSFLRSAYVIFDQTNQHLYMASYHDCGTNEQILSGEVGAALNLTGQCHSGHHLFASIPMCWIIVPAAFVLWVLALFL